Proteins found in one Pieris napi chromosome 6, ilPieNapi1.2, whole genome shotgun sequence genomic segment:
- the LOC125050411 gene encoding glycine-rich protein DOT1-like → MATHYYWERTKAWMLDNKIIVLLSLLSFCLFVSTLAIAGQRNRLNTELNDLKNSLTSTTTSTTPPPPPTDPPKNETDTENGDGAGNGGGDGDGGNNGGGDGGGNGGGDGGGNGGGDGDGGNNGGGDGGGNGGGNGGGDGDGGNNGGGDGGGNGGGNGGGDGDGGNNGGGDGGGNGGGNGGGNGDGGNNGGGDGGGNGGGNGGGDGDGGNNGGGDGGGNGGDNEGDNNNTGNGTVPEQR, encoded by the coding sequence ATGGCGACTCATTATTATTGGGAGAGAACAAAGGCATGGATGCTGGATAATAAGATAATCGTACTTCTCTCGCTACTGTCATTTTGTCTGTTTGTCTCAACGTTGGCGATAGCTGGTCAAAGAAATCGGCTCAATACCGAATTAAATGATTTGAAGAACAGTCTCACCTCAACCACAACCTCAACCACACCACCACCACCACCTACGGATCCACCTAAAAACGAGACAGATACAGAAAACGGCGATGGTGCTGGTAATGGAGGCGGTGATGGGGATGGTGGTAACAATGGAGGCGGTGATGGAGGTGGTAATGGAGGCGGTGATGGAGGCGGTAATGGAGGCGGTGATGGGGATGGTGGTAACAATGGAGGCGGTGATGGAGGTGGTAATGGAGGCGGTAATGGAGGCGGTGATGGGGATGGTGGTAACAATGGAGGCGGTGATGGAGGTGGTAATGGAGGCGGTAATGGAGGTGGCGATGGGGATGGTGGTAACAATGGAGGCGGTGATGGAGGTGGTAATGGAGGCGGTAATGGAGGCGGTAATGGTGATGGTGGTAACAATGGAGGCGGTGATGGAGGTGGTAATGGAGGCGGTAATGGAGGTGGTGATGGGGATGGTGGTAACAATGGAGGCGGTGATGGAGGTGGTAATGGAGGCGATAATGAAggagataataataatactggcAATGGCACGGTTCCGGAGCAAAGGTAA